A DNA window from Oceanispirochaeta sp. M1 contains the following coding sequences:
- a CDS encoding TP0733 family outer membrane beta-barrel protein, with translation MLIFLLFSMLAYAEEAQEEENPKDSRIEYHTMGDQVFGINAGLFIPLFINNPSLSWDDSDAFNSTNLSLGGNGSLFYGAYVNNNIILGMEVGAMFASSPNKHNFYMIPITLRGTYEFQFLNNLISVPVYLGAGINMTSYLDSFHVEMILKPGIGAYWNYSSNWSFGMNTTYWWVPQLYSDGEYNRFGNFMDVSLSAVYHF, from the coding sequence ATGCTGATATTTTTACTTTTTTCAATGCTTGCCTATGCAGAAGAGGCTCAGGAAGAGGAAAATCCTAAAGACAGCAGAATTGAATACCATACAATGGGTGACCAGGTCTTCGGAATTAATGCAGGATTATTCATCCCGCTTTTTATCAATAACCCGTCATTAAGCTGGGATGATTCAGATGCCTTTAACTCCACCAACCTTTCGTTGGGCGGCAATGGCTCCCTCTTTTACGGTGCCTATGTTAACAATAATATTATACTTGGTATGGAAGTGGGGGCGATGTTTGCGAGCAGCCCCAATAAGCATAACTTTTATATGATTCCAATCACCCTTAGAGGAACCTATGAGTTCCAGTTTCTGAACAATTTGATCTCTGTACCCGTCTACCTGGGTGCCGGTATCAATATGACCTCCTACCTGGACAGTTTTCATGTAGAGATGATTCTGAAACCCGGTATTGGTGCCTACTGGAATTATAGCTCAAACTGGTCCTTCGGTATGAATACAACTTACTGGTGGGTACCCCAGCTCTACAGTGATGGAGAGTACAACAGATTTGGAAACTTCATGGATGTGTCTCTCTCCGCTGTTTACCATTTTTAA
- the folD gene encoding bifunctional methylenetetrahydrofolate dehydrogenase/methenyltetrahydrofolate cyclohydrolase FolD: protein MMATIIDGKAVAQSLRVKLAERVKEMKVSGVVPGLAVVLIGDDPASRSYVTAKEKSCHDLGMYSRDIRLPDDTTEETLLKLIGKLNADDAIDGILVQLPLPSHIDEQKIIVSIDPSKDVDGFHPMNIGRMILEQDTFIPCTPNGILKLLEYSEISTKGKKVVVVGRSNIVGKPITNLMFQKQSWGNATVTVCHTGTKDLKKETLEADILIAAAGRPEMITGDMIKQDAVVIDVGVNRVEDSTKKRGYRLTGDVDFAGASEKASFITPVPGGVGPMTITMLLFNTVKSAEARMA, encoded by the coding sequence ATTATGGCAACTATAATTGACGGAAAAGCGGTGGCTCAGAGTTTGAGAGTGAAGCTGGCTGAAAGAGTTAAAGAGATGAAAGTATCCGGTGTTGTACCCGGTTTGGCTGTTGTGCTTATTGGTGATGATCCTGCAAGCCGTTCATATGTGACAGCCAAGGAGAAGAGCTGTCATGATCTTGGAATGTATTCCAGAGACATCAGGTTACCCGATGATACAACGGAAGAAACCCTTTTAAAGCTGATCGGAAAACTCAATGCTGATGATGCAATTGACGGGATTCTGGTACAGCTGCCTCTTCCTTCTCATATTGACGAGCAGAAAATTATTGTATCTATCGATCCTTCAAAGGATGTAGATGGTTTCCATCCAATGAATATTGGACGCATGATCCTTGAACAGGATACATTTATTCCCTGTACACCCAATGGAATTCTGAAACTTCTTGAATACTCAGAGATTTCCACTAAAGGGAAAAAAGTCGTTGTTGTAGGACGAAGTAATATTGTAGGTAAACCCATCACCAATCTGATGTTTCAGAAACAGAGCTGGGGGAACGCCACAGTAACTGTCTGTCACACAGGAACAAAGGATCTGAAAAAAGAGACTCTTGAAGCTGATATTCTGATTGCTGCCGCCGGCCGGCCGGAGATGATTACCGGAGATATGATCAAGCAGGATGCCGTTGTCATTGACGTCGGTGTCAACCGTGTTGAAGACAGTACAAAGAAGAGGGGATATAGACTCACAGGTGATGTTGATTTTGCCGGAGCCAGTGAAAAAGCCTCCTTTATCACGCCCGTTCCAGGTGGAGTCGGTCCCATGACAATTACCATGCTTCTGTTTAATACGGTTAAATCCGCAGAAGCAAGAATGGCCTGA
- a CDS encoding LCP family protein, translating to MKRILLIYILPSILILTVMFGFFISGRNWKKQALGYEEQIKMTQEELSSLRSNQEILKQNSAQVRQYINLPALVFDESALEDESQDSDVPEQGNFELAAYGAVAFLNEHNSGQDTLRSYGALLEDSSFITVLKQLDLSYRKSVGYTGILSRGDEDYFTLEYLPESNEFQAESVLGDGEVNGVLSSPEFVGYLQSETAAMDLLYARVDSLNQDLMRIYQDRELRSSLRELQLSLGKPLTSGMIKSVPVLRVDDSKLLSMKSDIETSSYLMGDNSYKSLDELKTGLLDYVSTKDIRTDAKVQDDLVEEEMKDLLEDPAFLQRLKDLGFSPVMTPREDNDYIYYDLLDSQNEVKGSLALQKEFAEVYLMDGDDIPVRSLRTFTSEHNLTFNYQLETADTAVVSDQFTAAEGSETFLLIGSHEHNADTMILLHADSDSGELRMLSVPRDLYYQGSKINSIYRQQGPEQLMSALSSVTGLEIKNYVGIDMYAFIDVVNILGGIDVTLDEALVDPTYKVRENGRWSTLYYTAGTHHLDGIAALRIARSRHTSSDFERSVRQQKVIAALKDSVSVLGFTNISKIYDIIQTSGKYVESNLSTADMVKYFLSYKDYEISGQHVLNTDNVLYATYTNLYRLSEEEQAKALKDPNYYKGGWIVLPKNNDWSIIKSYIRSVLTS from the coding sequence ATGAAACGTATTTTACTGATCTATATTCTGCCATCCATCCTCATTCTAACGGTGATGTTCGGATTCTTTATATCCGGGCGGAACTGGAAAAAACAGGCCCTGGGCTATGAAGAGCAGATAAAAATGACACAGGAGGAGCTCTCCTCACTGCGCAGCAATCAGGAGATTCTCAAACAGAATTCAGCCCAGGTGAGACAGTATATAAATCTGCCGGCTCTGGTTTTTGATGAATCGGCTCTTGAAGATGAATCTCAGGACTCAGATGTCCCTGAACAGGGGAACTTTGAACTTGCAGCCTATGGGGCCGTCGCCTTTCTTAATGAGCATAACAGTGGTCAGGATACCCTGAGAAGCTACGGCGCTCTTTTGGAAGACAGTTCATTCATCACAGTACTGAAACAACTTGATCTGAGCTACAGGAAATCTGTAGGTTACACAGGTATTCTGAGCAGGGGTGATGAAGATTATTTCACTCTGGAATATCTGCCGGAGAGCAATGAATTTCAGGCAGAGAGTGTACTGGGAGATGGCGAGGTGAATGGAGTTCTCTCATCCCCTGAGTTTGTCGGATATCTCCAGAGTGAAACAGCCGCCATGGATCTGCTTTATGCCCGTGTGGATAGTCTTAATCAGGATCTTATGAGGATTTATCAGGACCGTGAGCTCAGAAGCAGTTTAAGAGAACTGCAGCTCAGCCTGGGAAAACCTCTTACATCAGGAATGATTAAATCCGTTCCTGTTCTCAGAGTTGATGATTCTAAGCTCCTTTCCATGAAAAGCGATATCGAAACAAGCTCCTATCTTATGGGAGATAATTCATATAAAAGCCTTGATGAGCTCAAAACAGGTCTCCTGGACTATGTCAGTACTAAAGACATCAGAACAGATGCAAAGGTTCAGGATGATCTTGTAGAAGAGGAGATGAAGGATCTGTTGGAAGATCCCGCCTTTTTGCAGAGGTTGAAAGACCTCGGCTTCTCGCCTGTAATGACTCCCCGAGAGGACAACGATTATATCTATTATGATCTGCTGGACTCTCAAAATGAGGTAAAAGGATCTCTGGCTTTGCAGAAAGAGTTTGCAGAAGTCTATCTCATGGATGGGGATGATATTCCCGTTCGCTCCCTCAGAACATTTACCTCTGAGCATAATCTGACTTTCAACTATCAGCTGGAAACAGCGGATACAGCAGTTGTTTCTGATCAGTTTACCGCCGCCGAGGGCTCTGAAACCTTTTTATTAATCGGTTCTCATGAACATAATGCGGATACTATGATTCTCCTCCATGCAGATAGTGACAGTGGCGAGTTGAGGATGCTCAGCGTCCCCAGAGACCTCTATTATCAGGGAAGTAAAATCAACTCCATCTACAGGCAGCAGGGACCCGAGCAGCTAATGTCGGCTCTCTCTTCCGTAACAGGTCTGGAAATTAAAAATTATGTGGGCATCGATATGTATGCCTTTATCGATGTAGTCAATATTCTGGGAGGCATTGATGTTACCCTGGATGAGGCTCTGGTTGATCCCACCTATAAGGTGCGTGAGAACGGCCGCTGGTCAACTCTTTACTACACTGCGGGGACTCATCACCTTGATGGCATTGCCGCCCTTAGAATCGCAAGGTCACGGCATACTTCATCAGACTTTGAGCGCTCTGTTCGTCAGCAGAAGGTCATTGCGGCCTTAAAGGATTCTGTCTCAGTACTGGGTTTTACAAATATCAGTAAAATCTACGATATTATCCAGACAAGCGGGAAATATGTGGAGTCTAATCTCAGTACTGCCGATATGGTAAAGTACTTCCTCTCATATAAAGATTATGAGATAAGCGGTCAGCATGTATTGAATACTGACAATGTTCTTTATGCCACTTATACAAATCTATATAGATTGAGCGAAGAGGAGCAGGCAAAGGCTCTGAAAGATCCAAATTATTACAAGGGTGGATGGATTGTACTTCCAAAGAACAATGATTGGAGTATAATTAAGTCATATATCCGTTCGGTATTAACTTCATAA
- a CDS encoding SPOR domain-containing protein encodes MKKQKNPKRVNRNFFKFLTFLLFLQLCTAAGASDLLDRAGSLEREGKSEEARVLYIQWLSKSGSSESDSFGRILIHTLRMPAPLKEDLNLIKKNLYRVNSVQDKKDIIRTALILCELSGNHELTQQYLSALSALYEDAGVSPGRDVTISRLTMSSDIKYEYMAALEENAESPRLLMWIDRAHNQHPFLITEADWLFQLQKVLNKAGYSSQAEIFKKRILKDFPDSIEASLLNKQIFPLAGPEELFSGAEDSEVIQDNISAADPSTDPLPDSSSEYTLYQAGAFQKYENASRLKIELEEAGLVSHVKKEDSAYKVIVESRNDDLTIKILNEKGIQAFRIYP; translated from the coding sequence TTGAAAAAACAGAAGAACCCGAAGCGAGTAAACCGGAACTTCTTTAAGTTTCTGACTTTCCTCCTGTTTCTGCAGCTCTGTACAGCTGCCGGTGCATCGGATCTGCTGGACAGGGCCGGGTCCCTTGAACGGGAAGGGAAGAGTGAAGAGGCCCGCGTTTTATACATACAATGGCTCTCAAAATCCGGCAGCAGTGAATCTGATAGCTTTGGGCGTATTCTGATTCATACACTCAGAATGCCGGCTCCTCTTAAAGAAGATCTCAATCTTATTAAAAAAAATCTATACCGGGTCAATTCGGTACAAGATAAAAAAGATATCATCAGGACAGCCCTTATTCTTTGTGAGTTGTCAGGGAATCATGAACTGACTCAACAGTATCTCTCGGCCCTTTCTGCACTTTATGAAGATGCCGGTGTTTCTCCCGGCAGGGATGTGACCATTTCCCGCCTCACAATGTCTTCAGATATTAAATATGAGTATATGGCTGCTTTGGAGGAGAATGCAGAGTCTCCCAGGCTTCTTATGTGGATTGACCGGGCACACAATCAGCATCCTTTTCTGATTACAGAGGCTGACTGGCTTTTTCAGCTGCAGAAGGTCTTAAATAAGGCAGGTTACAGCTCTCAGGCGGAGATCTTTAAAAAGCGGATACTCAAGGATTTTCCTGATTCTATTGAAGCATCCCTGCTTAATAAACAGATATTTCCATTGGCAGGACCTGAAGAGTTATTTTCAGGAGCTGAAGACAGTGAAGTCATTCAGGATAATATATCTGCTGCTGATCCCAGCACAGATCCTCTGCCGGATTCATCTTCTGAATATACCCTATATCAGGCCGGAGCCTTTCAGAAGTATGAGAATGCGTCACGCCTCAAGATTGAACTGGAAGAGGCCGGGCTTGTCTCTCATGTAAAAAAAGAGGACTCCGCCTACAAGGTTATTGTGGAGAGCCGTAATGATGATCTTACAATAAAGATATTAAACGAGAAGGGAATTCAGGCTTTCAGGATTTATCCATAA
- a CDS encoding pallilysin-related adhesin has product MKRIVYSLLLLMLLISCRNKSEEMTNAVPRIINPHVNEGDNTTNDEGVNEVEENTFLVPMVEIPDNNHIQRLQDINLDHDVEEEQIILTMVKDEDGKDKLKLFIADYNNDMMRYQLSLEEMISPDHMEGLSVHLQDLNGNQLNEVLITGFNKQGFQTLDVFSIKTQGGSAGLTYRRIAQLVVNGTIDIETADRSQEYKSGQMTWESFPIITEETNPEDDENLDLIKTVYNWNKAASRYQPISVAKVPGVTIKEENLKKLYRGDLDDFKAFLSGPWHRVSDSVGEKQPFLQDILYFQPDEDQVIFTIDDIQEIYDWDDTYRTIFKGIYIQSQNILIQSLRRDILITVEDMDSIKVKIQGTTEWGGYYTPLSQSLQQGLVHDEMLEPIEELNHLSGLFKGSRGNEFYLDYPFFTEKNVDGENRQGVYTFFNLYGTSILQLRYQRKNGLMDARSVYNVDFQITEDSSRIIRTLTLVPGNLTVSGFLQESGETLHIEQIEVMDKS; this is encoded by the coding sequence ATGAAAAGAATTGTTTACTCACTCCTCCTTTTAATGCTTCTCATATCCTGCCGAAACAAGTCTGAAGAGATGACAAATGCGGTACCAAGAATTATAAATCCTCATGTCAACGAAGGTGATAATACAACGAATGATGAAGGTGTGAATGAAGTTGAAGAAAACACTTTTCTTGTTCCTATGGTTGAGATCCCTGATAATAATCATATCCAGCGTCTGCAGGACATTAATCTGGACCATGATGTTGAAGAAGAACAGATCATCCTGACAATGGTCAAAGATGAAGATGGAAAGGACAAACTTAAACTCTTTATAGCCGACTACAATAACGATATGATGCGCTATCAGCTCTCTCTGGAAGAGATGATCAGTCCAGATCATATGGAAGGTCTGAGCGTCCACCTGCAGGATCTGAACGGCAATCAGCTTAATGAGGTTCTTATTACAGGATTCAATAAGCAGGGGTTTCAGACTCTGGATGTATTCAGTATAAAAACCCAGGGTGGAAGCGCCGGACTGACCTATAGACGTATTGCCCAGCTGGTTGTGAACGGTACTATTGATATAGAGACAGCCGACCGATCTCAGGAATATAAATCCGGACAGATGACATGGGAGAGCTTTCCCATTATCACAGAAGAGACCAATCCAGAGGATGATGAAAACCTGGACCTCATAAAGACAGTTTATAACTGGAACAAAGCAGCTTCAAGATATCAGCCCATATCAGTTGCCAAAGTGCCTGGTGTAACCATCAAGGAAGAGAACCTTAAAAAGCTCTACAGAGGCGATTTGGATGACTTCAAAGCCTTCTTAAGCGGTCCATGGCACAGAGTAAGCGACAGTGTTGGTGAAAAACAGCCCTTCTTACAGGATATTCTCTACTTTCAGCCCGATGAAGATCAGGTGATCTTCACCATCGATGATATTCAGGAGATCTACGACTGGGATGACACCTACAGAACAATCTTCAAGGGTATCTATATTCAGTCACAGAATATCCTGATTCAGAGCCTTCGTCGGGATATCTTAATTACTGTGGAAGACATGGATTCCATCAAGGTGAAAATTCAGGGAACTACAGAATGGGGCGGTTATTATACACCTCTGAGCCAAAGCCTTCAGCAGGGTCTGGTACATGATGAGATGCTGGAACCTATTGAAGAACTGAACCATTTGAGCGGACTGTTCAAGGGAAGCCGGGGCAACGAATTTTATCTGGACTACCCTTTCTTTACCGAGAAAAATGTTGATGGAGAAAATAGACAGGGTGTATATACCTTCTTTAACCTCTACGGTACAAGTATTCTGCAGTTAAGATATCAGAGAAAGAACGGACTGATGGATGCAAGGTCTGTTTACAATGTTGATTTCCAGATCACTGAAGACAGCAGCAGGATTATCAGAACTCTCACTCTGGTACCTGGAAACCTGACAGTTTCCGGCTTTCTACAGGAATCAGGAGAAACTCTTCATATTGAACAGATTGAAGTTATGGATAAATCCTGA
- a CDS encoding bifunctional oligoribonuclease/PAP phosphatase NrnA, whose translation MTVKEICEHLIKDDNYIITSHEAPDGDAIGAEIVIYSILKYLKKKVIILNSDQIEHKYKYVDTENVIQNVSPEDDLPGDLNKKTLIVVDTEPGNIGHLSTRLNMETVKEVLVIDHHDYDNHIPFKGLFLPNASSTCEMLHSIQQYFSIPYFAPLTEAMFTGIVYDTGSFIYPKTSAETFAIAHKLVLNGARPNFVYSNLYESKSTESLKLRTMVGKTLELHYNDHVAFQYMNRDSLVESGAKYEESQEIVNIPLQCNDVRVSIFVKENAQGQVRCSVRTKNEIDCLPLASRFGGGGHPTAAGFKLTKPVEEVKAEVLDFFASFFT comes from the coding sequence ATGACAGTTAAAGAAATCTGCGAGCACCTTATCAAGGATGATAACTACATCATTACTAGTCATGAAGCTCCTGACGGTGATGCAATCGGTGCAGAAATTGTAATATACAGCATCCTTAAATATTTGAAAAAAAAAGTCATAATTCTCAATTCCGATCAGATTGAACATAAATATAAGTATGTTGATACGGAAAATGTGATTCAAAATGTATCTCCCGAGGATGATCTTCCTGGAGATCTAAATAAAAAAACCCTTATAGTAGTTGATACCGAGCCGGGTAATATTGGACATCTTTCAACAAGGCTAAATATGGAAACTGTCAAGGAAGTACTTGTTATTGATCACCATGATTATGATAATCACATCCCCTTTAAAGGCCTGTTCCTCCCTAATGCCTCTTCTACCTGTGAAATGCTCCACAGTATACAGCAGTATTTCTCAATTCCCTACTTTGCTCCCCTTACGGAAGCTATGTTCACGGGAATTGTCTATGATACAGGCTCTTTCATCTATCCGAAAACAAGTGCCGAAACCTTCGCCATTGCCCACAAACTGGTGTTAAACGGAGCTCGGCCCAATTTTGTTTATTCCAATCTTTATGAAAGTAAATCCACAGAGTCACTCAAGCTGAGAACTATGGTGGGAAAGACTCTGGAGCTCCACTACAATGACCATGTGGCCTTCCAGTATATGAATAGAGATTCTCTGGTCGAGTCGGGAGCCAAATACGAAGAATCCCAGGAGATCGTTAATATTCCACTCCAGTGCAATGATGTGCGTGTCTCTATATTTGTTAAAGAAAATGCACAGGGGCAGGTACGCTGTTCTGTAAGAACTAAAAATGAAATTGACTGCCTTCCTCTGGCATCACGCTTCGGTGGAGGGGGTCACCCTACAGCTGCGGGATTCAAATTGACTAAGCCTGTTGAAGAAGTAAAGGCCGAAGTGCTTGATTTCTTTGCGTCCTTCTTTACATAA
- a CDS encoding NTP transferase domain-containing protein, with translation MKTEKSICDHLFEEKLKLDVCCVIAAAGLSSRMGLWKGDLKIPSYGEPGKKQILLIENAVNTALESCRKVILVGGEQMPRIREIFFNCKELILVENREYQRGMLSSIQTAMSCVDSDFFIMPMDMPLLTWFHLFKIHDAYSIRNDSKVFRPVFQGSPGHPVLLPYSWKKRVLKMKGKNLKANLSDDDQVLIPWGDESVVLDLDTQESYEQFLRDYSSS, from the coding sequence ATGAAAACTGAAAAATCTATTTGTGATCATTTATTTGAAGAAAAATTGAAGCTTGATGTCTGCTGTGTAATCGCTGCCGCCGGATTATCCTCAAGAATGGGACTCTGGAAAGGTGATCTCAAAATTCCATCATACGGGGAGCCGGGCAAAAAGCAGATCCTTTTAATTGAAAATGCTGTTAATACAGCTCTTGAGAGCTGCCGGAAGGTAATTCTTGTCGGGGGTGAACAGATGCCCCGGATTAGAGAGATTTTTTTTAATTGTAAAGAATTGATTCTTGTCGAAAACAGGGAGTATCAAAGGGGAATGCTGAGCTCGATTCAGACAGCTATGAGCTGTGTTGACAGCGATTTTTTTATCATGCCCATGGATATGCCTCTTTTGACATGGTTTCATCTATTTAAAATTCACGATGCATACAGTATCCGGAATGATTCTAAAGTATTCAGGCCTGTTTTTCAGGGATCCCCGGGACATCCGGTATTATTACCCTATTCATGGAAAAAAAGGGTCCTAAAGATGAAAGGGAAAAATCTTAAAGCTAATTTAAGTGATGATGATCAGGTTCTTATTCCCTGGGGGGATGAGTCTGTTGTGCTGGACCTTGATACACAGGAGTCTTACGAGCAGTTTCTAAGAGACTATTCGTCCTCATAA
- a CDS encoding deoxynucleoside kinase produces the protein MKKYIIIAGNIGAGKSTLVKHLCTALSWTPYYEPVSENPYLEDFYTDMKKWAYHSQLFFLSDRMAMHKELQDNGGNVVQDRSIYEDAQIFARNLYLQGQIKKRDFDTYWKMYKIAVSLLQPPDLLVYLKASVPSLEARISRRNRDFESAIPRDYLQNLNGLYEEWTGSYKDSAKLVLNIDDYDILNHKEDLDYIISLVEESLRGGQGELF, from the coding sequence GTGAAAAAATATATAATTATTGCCGGAAATATAGGTGCCGGTAAATCAACACTCGTAAAACACCTATGCACAGCACTCTCGTGGACACCCTACTACGAACCTGTCTCAGAGAATCCATATCTTGAAGATTTTTATACAGATATGAAAAAATGGGCCTACCACTCACAGCTATTCTTTTTGAGCGACCGGATGGCCATGCATAAAGAGCTGCAGGATAACGGAGGCAATGTCGTACAGGACCGCTCCATTTATGAGGATGCCCAGATATTTGCCAGGAACCTCTACCTGCAGGGTCAAATAAAAAAAAGGGATTTTGATACCTATTGGAAAATGTATAAGATTGCTGTATCCCTTCTGCAGCCCCCTGACCTGCTTGTGTATCTAAAGGCGTCAGTTCCTTCCCTGGAGGCTAGAATTTCCCGACGCAACAGGGATTTTGAATCCGCCATCCCCCGGGACTATCTTCAGAATCTGAACGGACTCTATGAAGAGTGGACGGGCAGTTACAAAGACTCGGCCAAACTTGTACTGAATATTGATGATTACGATATTCTGAATCATAAAGAAGATCTGGACTATATCATCTCCCTCGTAGAAGAGAGCCTGAGAGGCGGACAGGGCGAACTATTCTGA